A single genomic interval of Helianthus annuus cultivar XRQ/B chromosome 6, HanXRQr2.0-SUNRISE, whole genome shotgun sequence harbors:
- the LOC110943221 gene encoding probable carboxylesterase 18, with product MESAAKTPKSLTLPWTTRITLWLLDIGLNLIMRKDGTVNRGLLKLVPLTPPSSEPINGVKTYDVVVDPTRKLWFRVFVPTQYTVEDLPVMVFCHGSGYIVASADTQLYDDFCRKFARELHVIVVSVDYRLAPEHRHPAQHEDGLDVLKFLDVEENRSKWLPGNANITKCFIAGDSAGGNMAHHVAVRASQFNFQQLQVVGLVSIQPFFGGEERIGSEIRLNGTAPVLTLKQTDWFWNAFLPLGEPYNRDHPVVNVSGRYAVDISKMDLPPTIVVVAGFDILRDWQIRYYEWLKKSGKEVYLVDYPNMFHGFNLLPELPESDQLILEVKDFIHNVLNKMNTIIDFKLNCFV from the exons ATGGAATCTGCAGCCAAAACTCCAAAATCTCTTACCTTACCCTGGACAACACGAATTACACTTTGGTTACTCGACATTGGACTCAACTTAATTATGCGGAAAGACGGCACAGTGAACCGCGGTCTTCTCAAACTGGTACCTCTGACACCGCCATCATCTGAACCGATCAACGGTGTCAAGACATACGATGTAGTGGTGGATCCAACTCGCAAACTCTGGTTCCGCGTATTTGTCCCCACACAGTACACTGTAGAAGATCTTCCTGTGATGGTGTTCTGTCATGGAAGTGGATATATTGTCGCCTCCGCGGACACACAGTTGTACGACGATTTTTGTCGCAAGTTCGCGAGAGAATTGCATGTGATAGTTGTTTCTGTTGATTATCGTCTTGCACCGGAGCATCGACACCCTGCTCAACATGAAGATGGGCTTGATGTACTCAAGTTTCTAGACGTTGAAGAGAACAGGTCAAAATGGTTACCGGGCAATGCAAATATTACAAAATGCTTTATCGCGGGTGATAGCGCTGGCGGAAACATGGCTCATCATGTTGCTGTAAGAGCCTCCCAGTTCAACTTCCAACAACTCCAG GTAGTTGGGCTGGTGTCGATTCAACCATTCTTTGGCGGGGAAGAGCGTATAGGTTCTGAGATACGGCTGAATGGAACCGCGCCTGTCCTGACACTGAAGCAGACAGATTGGTTCTGGAACGCATTCTTGCCGCTAGGTGAACCCTACAATCGGGACCATCCTGTGGTCAATGTTAGTGGTCGGTATGCTGTGGACATATCGAAAATGGATTTACCACCGACCATTGTGGTTGTGGCAGGGTTTGATATTCTACGGGACTGGCAAATAAGGTACTATGAGTGGCTCAAGAAATCCGGGAAAGAAGTGTACTTGGTGGACTACCCAAACATGTTTCACGGTTTCAACCTCTTACCGGAGTTGCCCGAATCTGATCAACTTATATTGGAAGTAAAGGACTTCATTCACAATGTCTTAAATAAG ATGAATACAATTATCGATTTTAAGCttaattgttttgtttga
- the LOC110943215 gene encoding probable carboxylesterase 18: protein MSLNKMGGLGIRCKPTFLRLTVHIGGSDSLTTSTKLKQPRLSMESTVKTPKSLSLPWKTRITLWVLDTGLDLILRKDGTVNRSLLKLGDLRIRPCSKPVKGVKTYDVVVDSTRKLWFRVFVSTQYVAQDLPVIVLFHGGGYIVLSPDSKIHHNFCHKLARELPAIVVSVGYRLAPEHRHPSQHDDGLDVLKFLDAEVNRSKWLPENANISRCFIAGDSAGGHITHHVALRASQFNFQQLKVIGLVEINPFFGGEERTDSEIRLDGTAPSLSLKQTDWFWNAFMPLGEPHNRDHPIINVSGPNAVDISKIDLPPTMVVVAGLDILRDWQIRYHEWLKKSGKEVYLVNYPNMFHCFHLYPELPESDQLILEVKDFIHKVLSKIC, encoded by the exons ATGAGTTTAAacaaaatgggtgggttgggaATAAGATGTAAACCAACATTCTTAAGATTAACCGTCCATATTGGTGGCAGTGACTCTTTGACAACATCGACCAAGCTGAAACAACCAAGA CTTTCAATGGAATCTACAGTCAAAACTCCGAAATCTCTATCTTTGCCCTGGAAAACCAGAATTACACTTTGGGTACTCGACACTGGACTCGATCTAATTCTCCGGAAAGACGGCACAGTGAACCGCAGTCTTCTCAAACTCGGAGACTTGCGGATCCGGCCTTGTTCCAAACCGGTCAAGGGTGTCAAGACATATGATGTCGTGGTGGATTCAACTCGCAAGCTCTGGTTCCGCGTTTTTGTCTCCACACAATACGTGGCTCAAGATCTTCCGGTGATTGTGTTATTTCACGGAGGTGGATATATTGTCCTCTCCCCTGACTCCAAGATCCACCACAATTTTTGCCACAAGCTCGCAAGAGAATTGCCTGCCATAGTTGTTTCTGTTGGTTATCGTCTTGCACCAGAGCATCGACACCCTTCGCAACATGATGATGGGCTTGATGTGCTGAAATTTCTGGACGCTGAAGTAAACAGGTCGAAATGGTTACCAGAGAATGCGAATATTTCACGATGTTTTATCGCGGGTGATAGCGCTGGCGGACACATAACTCATCATGTTGCTCTAAGAGCCTCCCAATTCAACTTTCAACAACTTAAGGTAATTGGGCTGGTGGAGATCAATCCGTTCTTTGGAGGGGAGGAGCGAACAGATTCAGAGATACGACTGGATGGAACCGCGCCTAGCTTGTCATTGAAGCAAACTGATTGGTTCTGGAACGCGTTCATGCCACTAGGTGAACCCCACAATCGGGATCATCCTATCATTAATGTTAGTGGCCCCAATGCTGTGGACATATCGAAAATCGATTTACCACCCACCATGGTGGTTGTGGCTGGGTTGGATATTCTACGGGATTGGCAGATAAGGTACCACGAGTGGCTCAAGAAGTCGGGGAAAGAAGTGTACTTGGTGAACTACCCGAACATGTTTCACTGTTTCCACCTGTACCCGGAGTTGCCGGAATCTGACCAACTTATATTGGAAGTGAAAGACTTCATTCACAAGGTCTTAAGTAAGATATGCTGA